In the Hordeum vulgare subsp. vulgare chromosome 7H, MorexV3_pseudomolecules_assembly, whole genome shotgun sequence genome, one interval contains:
- the LOC123411751 gene encoding transcription factor bHLH78-like yields MDGDYVSGLLAGTVGLDFGMPGLNAGFFETLCGAGGASAAGLTAMFGDRAAGMHGFGNGGQFGPAEGGGGELATVSREGSSVSDPAWTYGANAKKRKAPAAGTAKGKEAAATFAKMVEATGPDSKKCKIEDETVRPKVEEEAATASDGSAGGERGRKQAKGKGSKSKQPAADEPPRDYVHVRARRGQATDSHSLAGRVRREKITLKMKMLQDL; encoded by the exons ATGGACGGCGACTACGTCTCCGGCCTGCTCGCGGGCACCGTGGGGCTCGACTTCGGCATGCCGGGCCTCAACGCCGGCTTCTTCGAGACGCTCTGCGGTGCCGGCGGCGCCAGCGCCGCCGGGCTCACCGCCATGTTCGGGGACCGGGCGGCCGGGATGCACGGCTTCGGAAACGGCGGCCAGTTTGGGCCCGCGGAGGGGGGCGGCGGGGAGCTCGCCACCGTGTCCCGGGAGGGCTCCTCCGTCTCTGACCCGGCGTGGACGTACGGCGCGAATGCCAAGAAGCGGAAGGCGCCCGCCGCGGGCACCGCCAAGGGCAAGGAGGCCGCGGCCACCTTCGCCAAG ATGGTGGAGGCGACGGGGCCGGACTCGAAGAAATGCAAAATTGAGGACGAGACGGTGAGGcccaaggtggaggaggaggcggccacggcCAGCGACGGGTCGGCCGGCGGGGAGAGGGGCCGGAAGCAGGCCAAGGGCAAGGGCTCCAAGTCCAAGCAGCCGGCGGCGGACGAGCCGCCCAGGGACTACGTCCACGTTCGGGCCAGGAGAGGCCAGGCCACCGACAGCCACAGCCTTGCTGGGAGG GTTAGAAGAGAAAAGATcaccctcaagatgaagatgctccAGGACCTATAA